A section of the Babesia microti strain RI chromosome I, complete genome genome encodes:
- a CDS encoding CAX-interacting protein 4 (overlaps_old_locusTagID:BBM_I01490), translating to MVPKNPSIQPKIRMPADNVISISDSLKASEIWKKAVGYDPYHRKSKEGDPKDTFTMNAKANELFARARILGNIPESTPGACPKCGQIGHLSFQCRNYLLPPEQLQSLIPKSNDRSEAAGDGLGKGKKRKRHKDDSDEDFHRRHSHRNHRMDKDKERRRQGRDLGKYSDKSGGQDRNRDRHRKDDKRR from the exons ATGGTTCCTAAAAATCCCAGCATCCAACCTAAAATCCGTATGCCCGCGGACAATGTAATTTCCATATCGGATTCCCTAAAGGCAAGCGAGATATGG AAAAAAGCTGTCGGTTATGACCCTTATCACCGTAAAAGCAAGGAGGGGGATCCAAAGGATACTTTCACAATGAATGCTAAAGCGAATGAGTTGTTCGCCAGAGCAAGAATTCTCGGGAATATCCCAGAATCAACTCCTGGAGCTTGCCCAAAATGTGGACAAATTGGACATTTATCCTTCCAATGTCGTAACTATCTTTTACCCCCCGAACAACTCCAAAGTTTAATACCTAAATCAAATGACCGTTCAGAGGCCGCAGGTGATGGATTGGGGAAGGGTAAAAAAAGGAAACGACACAAAGATGATTCCGATGAAGATTTTCACAGGCGCCACAGCCACAGAAATCACCGTATGGATAAAGATAAGGAAAGGCGCCGCCAAGGCAGAGATTTGGGCAAATATAGTGATAAAAGCGGGGGTCAAGATAGGAATCGCGATAGGCATAGAAAAGATGATAAGAGAAGATGA
- a CDS encoding 6-phosphogluconolactonase (overlaps_old_locusTagID:BBM_I01495), which produces MDVIRKTNLSRYKSHSFITWLNTYCSSEIRDIFKLKDSSYVPGPLQYLGNSDGKITPPYILRCNTEDGFIEASANLLLYKITEKLNESHDSIALIGFSGGITPLKIFERLAELQDLTIDTSRLYIFIVDERYTKNASDSNCEMVRRTLISIWQIPESNVIFPDLNLPIDECIADYQLRLGKILQITTPYFVTLGLGNDGHIGGLFPEYIQNFTTQQLISDTQLVIKTETSQFTCNQRLTVTLPVLMSAKTKIFFIKGEKKYECWKEMIDTGLSIVRYPATYLFTKPGCICVFDSSGCKLQSVYSNYSDDDFLSVVIFGSNGDLSRRRLFPALFHLFYCGLLPSNFKIICATRSRISFDDYFFIISNDIFSSILTNIYMCNPAIRFDFPTSIDAFKQHCSIVKLVYDGTHVKKLQDKLEEFEKGYKAKRLFYLATPSSAYKSILDLINKVHPNSTNSNRVMLEKPFGTGLSSCIELTGMIKQMGNVKDNFIVDHYIGKAVLKFILSVRTSNNYKYLFSNEYVNNIHIELLEEACAGNRPYFENYGIIRDMLQNHAMILLSYITMSLNSVYDNSSTGNESFVEVNNVNDKFHFNHAFPFHQKRLELLKAVETISLDNVVVGQYVSDGYMPGFKDTLLDQKNSKCPTFSTIKLSINNPQWLGVPIVITAGKALRERIGRITMTFKSSDKLQANMLNIGKLIFMVHPKPMAYWVDFSNVNEQSASPVDNDYMDQDLEFFSQSINQIPLPGVAYEDLMKPIAGAYENVLLNALWGYRHLFPTIEEVIECWRIYDQVLTQLDVNGVSPYEYVRGSDGPKEKELIHGCLK; this is translated from the exons ATGGACGTCATACGAAAGACAAACTTGTCCAGGTATAAATCTCACAGTTTCATCACCTGGCTCAATACTTATTGCTCAAGTGAGATCAGGGATATTTTTAAACTCAAAGATTCGAGTTATGTACCAGGGCCGCTTCAGTACCTAGGAAACTCAGATGGGAAGATTACCCCCCCGTATATCCTCAGATGCAATACAGAGGATGGGTTTATCGAGGCATCTGCTAATTTGTTGCTATATAAAATAACGGAAAAACTAAATGAATCACACGATTCTATAGCACTGATTGGATTTAGTGGTGGAATTACTCCACTGAAGATTTTTGAACGTCTTGCCGAACTGCAAGATTTGACTATTGACACTAGCAGACTTTACATTTTCATAGTGGATGAAAGGTATACCAAAAA TGCCAGCGATTCTAATTGTGAAATGGTCAGACGCACGTTGATTTCAATTTGGCAAATACCTGAAagtaatgttatatttcCAGACTTAAATCTACCCATTGATGAATGTATAGCGGATTATCAGCTCAGGCTGGGTAAAATACTTCAAATTACTACTCCATACTTTGTTACTTTGGGTCTAGGGAATGATGGTCATATTGGGGGGTTATTTCctgaatatattcaaaatttcaccACACAACAACTTATCAGTGATACACAATTAGTAATTAAAACTGAAACAAGCCAGTTTACCTGTAATCAAAGACTTACAGTGACATTACCAGTACTTATGAGCGCCAAAACTAAGATTTTTTTCATAAAGGGGGAGAAAAAGTACGAATGCTGGAAGGAAATGATTGACACAGGACTTAGTATTGTTAGATATCCCGCGACATATTTGTTCACTAAACCCGGATGTATTTGTGTATTCGACTCTAGCGGTTGTAAATTGCAGTCTGTTTATTCTAATTATTCAGACGATGATTTCTTATCAGTTGTGATATTTGGCTCAAATGGTGATCTGTCAAGGCGTCGTTTATTTCCCgcattatttcatttgttCTACTGTGGATTATTGCCttcaaatttcaaaattatatgtgCCACTAGATCCAGAATTTCCTTTGATGACTACTTTTTCATAATTTCTAACGATATTTTCTCCTCAATCCTTACCAACATTTACATGTGCAATCCAGCAATCAGGTTTGATTTCCCTACTTCTATAGATGCATTTAAGCAACACTGTTCTATTGTAAAACTGGTTTATGACGGAACTCATGTTAAAAAGTTGCAAGACAAACTTGAGGAATTTGAAAAAGGTTATAAGGCAAAAAGGTTGTTTTACTTGGCAACTCCAAGCAGCGCTTACAAGTCCATATTggatttaattaataaagtACATCCAAATAGCACTAACAGCAATCGTGTGATGCTGGAAAAGCCATTTGGTACAGGTTTGAGCTCTTGTATCGAATTGACTGGGATGATCAAACAAATGGGAAATGTTAAAGATAACTTTATAGTTGATCATTACATTGGCAAGGCTGTCCTCAAATTCATACTGTCAGTTCGAACATccaataattacaaatatttattcagcAACGAGTATGTAAATAACATTCATATTGAACTGTTGGAAGAGGCATGCGCGGGAAATCGTCCTTATTTTGAGAATTACGGAATTATCCGCGATATGTTACAGAATCATGCAATGATTTTACTCTCATATATAACTATGTCATTGAACTCAGTATATGACAATAGTTCAACTGGAAATGAATCATTTGTTGAAgtaaataatgtaaatgaTAAGTTTCACTTTAACCATGCATTTCCCTTCCATCAGAAGAGATTGGAATTGCTAAAGGCAGTGGAAACCATTTCACTTGATAATGTTGTGGTGGGCCAGTATGTTAGCGATGGTTATATGCCCGGGTTTAAAGATACATTACTTGATCagaaaaattcaaaatgtCCAACTTTTTCCACCATAAAGTTGTCTATTAACAATCCCCAATGGCTAGGTGTGCCAATAGTCATCACAGCAG GCAAAGCATTGCGTGAGCGAATTGGAAGGATCACTATGACGTTTAAGTCATCTGATAAATTACAGGCTAATATGCTGAATATTGGTAAGTTGATATTTATGGTTCATCCTAAACCCATGGCTTATTGGGTAGATTTCAGTAATGTCAATGAGCAATCGGCATCACCTGTTGATAATGACTATATGGACCAAGACTTGGAATTCTTTAGCCAATCCATTAACCAG ATACCATTACCAGGAGTTGCATATGAGGATCTAATGAAACCAATTGCTGGTGCCTATGAAAATGTACTACTAAACGCCCTTTGGGGATATAGACATTTGTTCCCAACGATTGAAGAAGTGATTGAGTGTTGGAGAATTTACGACCAAGTCCTAACACAACTGGATGTAAACGGTGTATCCCCTTACGAGTATGTTAGGGGTAGTGATGGGCCTAAGGAGAAGGAGCTGATTCACGGGTGTCTAAAATGA
- a CDS encoding ATP-dependent RNA helicase DDX46/PRP5 (overlaps_old_locusTagID:BBM_I01485), translating to MSSDSRSSKTYSDTDSGSDIDRRHSHRNHSYNPSYGSSHNHGQSKSGRSRSHSKGHSRHRRSHRHRDHRHRSRSHSRHGRRSHGSRDRDRDKGHKSRRHKSRSRTRHHRDRSLSLDHHSSRPDSSKSSSHLSKYRDSERYKHSDRDRYRDEGNDRDRYKSGPKDDIRKEDSVSDTNQNYIIGDSQSSELLAKRARLAKFQQLQLEMTVEPSVETSDVKVPEKKRIWSRVKSFFSRKDGDSGDANEMTNADACENNIDTDESINISKFESLRIIDNKSLHNSNEKTLQYVCDDEQLLKDFEIAAKEDEEDPLDAYMATLNIPESTKPKQVSVSWEDIQCMIANNVVEDDKSRHNQPVPQSPRCNTQAAVQIDTTGVGDQHSAQVTDDSGIGNSIADEKINENVDPGEDLFIKMLKRPLDEDKLDKSDDEDDKKIIEIHKQSKVQFYTEIAGKVRAQKKLEPMDPAIAAALPAFQKDFYVECKEIASLADHEISSIRKTNGNIKVRGKGCPRPIINFAQCGLPDEVLKILEKRDYENPFPVQMQCIPVIMSGRDLVGVAQTGSGKTLAYLLPLVRHVMAQPKLLIGDGCIALVIVPTRELAVQVNREAMKFAKPVKLVSTAVYGGAGIGDQLNALKRGSHIVVGTPGRLIDVLTISNGKVTNLKRTTFVVLDEADRMFDLGFAPQVQAIIDNTRPDRQTCLFSATFPSAIEMLAKRILTNPVEVTVGKKGAGANKVEQHVLVVKDEKEKLFKLLKLLGEWYEHGKIIIFVNKQVEADNLFVTLLKYGYHSYTLHGGQDQTDRTFTLQDFKDPRIRNGILISTSVASRGLDVKQVVLVINYNTPGHLEDYIHRVGRTGRAGNVGVAYTLVLPSDAPKTPDIVKALEYSNQPVPHQLQSLCDAHLLATETITSIPMKTDKSNNISAEVKRRKPKLSGGFGGKGYKFDQSEMSLQQRQRKEATKVVDEEVTEEENARLEEDMTIDAPEPPRSVKPTPQPKHYNSGPDPTMLYLNANASTGGIIVDEFQINKYSEAVRSKVTNRDVLLRISEDTGTRLQVKGHFLNPSAQNTIVYSGFVTSTFGLKPLYVEINGPSPLHIQRAKVELKNLIDAINETTPPTIPQFRTPGKYSVL from the exons atgtcCAGCGACTCAAGGAGCTCCAAAACCTACAGTGACACCGATTCTGGTAGCGACATTGACCGCAGACACAGCCATCGCAACCACAGCTACAACCCCAGTTATGGTAGTAGCCATAATCATGGACAAAGCAAGAGTGGGAGATCAAGAAGTCACTCTAAGGGTCATTCCAGACACAGACGTAGCCATAGACATCGTGACCACAGGCATAGATCAAGGAGCCATTCGAGACATGGACGTCGAAGCCATGGGAGCCGAGATAGAGACCGTGATAAAGGCCATAAATCTCGCAGGCATAAAAGCAGGTCTAGAACCCGTCACCACAGAGATCGCTCTCTTAGTCTTGATCATCACTCTAGCCGTCCAGATTCTAGCAAATCTTCCAGTCATCTAAGCAAGTACCGAGATTCTGAACGATACAAGCACTCAGATAGAGACAGGTATAGGGATGAAGGTAATGATAGAGATCGCTATAAAAGCGGACCAAAAGATGATATTAGGAAGGAAGATTCTGTGTCAGATACAAATCAAAACTATATTATCGGGGATAGTCAATCGTCTGAATTATTGGCAAAAAGGGCCCGACTGGCAAAATTTCAGCAATTACAATTAGAAATGACAGTAGAACCATCAGTGGAAACAAGTGATGTTAAAGTTCCAGAAAAGAAAAGAATATGGAGTAGAGTTAAGTCGTTCTTTTCCCGTAAAGATGGGGATTCTGGCGATGCGAATGAAATGACAAATGCTGATGCATGCGAAAATAACATTGATACTGATGAATCAATAAACATATCAAAGTTTGAATCCCTCCGAATCATCGACAATAAATCCCTTCATAATTCCAATGAAAAGACGTTACAATATGTGTGCGACGATGAGCAACTACTTAAGGATTTTGAAATTGCAGCCAAAGAGGATGAGGAAGATCCTCTTGACGCCTATATGGCAACGCTAAACATCCCAGAAAGTACCAAACCCAAGCAAGTTTCCGTCTCCTGGGAAGATATCCAATGTATGATCGCAAATAATGTTGTAGAAGATGATAAGTCGCGGCACAATCAACCCGTCCCACAATCACCCAGATGCAACACACAAGCAGCGGTGCAAATAGATACTACTGGGGTGGGGGACCAGCACTCTGCGCAAGTTACTGATGATTCTGGCATTGGTAACAGCATTGCcgatgaaaaaattaatgaaaaCGTTGACCCTGGGGAGGATCTATTCATCAAAATGCTGAAGAGGCCTTTGGATGAGGACAAACTAGATAAATCGGACGATGAAGATGACAAGAAGATCATAGAAATACACAAGCAGAGCAAGGTTCAGTTCTATACGGAAATCGCTGGCAAGGTCAGGGCCCAAAAGAAACTTGAGCCCATGGACCCGGCAATAGCCGCCGCCCTCCCTGCCTTTCAAAAGGATTTCTACGTTGAGTGTAAGGAGATAGCTTCATTAGCGGATCACGAGATATCTTCGATACGGAAGACAAACGGTAACATCAAGGTTAGAGGCAAGGGTTGTCCAAGACCAATAATCAACTTTGCACAGTGCGGACTGCCAGACGAGGTACTAAAGATACTAGAGAAGAGAGATTACGAAAACCCCTTTCCCGTTCAAATGCAATGTATTCCCGTCATAATGTCAGGGCGTGATCTTGTAGGTGTGGCACAAACTGGGTCTGGTAAGACCCTTGCTTATCTACTGCCCCTAGTGAGACATGTAATGGCTCAACCAAAGCTGTTGATAGGTGATGGATGCATAGCTCTTGTCATAGTGCCTACTCGTGAGCTTGCAGTGCAAGTCAATAGGGAGGCAATGAAGTTTGCTAAGCCAGTGAAATTGGTGTCTACTGCCGTATATGGTGGAGCGGGTATAGGAGATCAACTAAATGCTCTTAAGCGCGGGAGTCATATAGTAGTGGGTACTCCCGGTAGGTTGATAGACGTACTAACGATTAGCAATGGAAAagttacaaatttaaagCGCACAACCTTCGTAGTGCTAGACGAGGCTGATAGGATGTTTGATTTGGGCTTTGCCCCCCAGGTCCAAGCCATCATCGATAATACTAGGCCGGATCGTCAAACATGCTTATTCTCCGCTACATTCCCCTCTGCGATTGAGATGTTGGCCAAGAGGATACTAACCAATCCAGTAGAGGTTACGGTGGGTAAAAAGGGTGCAGGGGCCAATAAAGTCGAGCAGCACGTATTAGTAGTTAAGGATGAGAAGGAGAAATTGTTCAAGCTTCTAAAGTTATTAGGAGAGTGGTACGAACATGGTAAAATCATAATATTCGTCAACAAACAGGTGGAAGCTGATAATCTATTTGTGACACTCCTAAAGTATGGCTACCACTCGTACACATTGCATGGAGGGCAGGACCAAACCGACCGTACATTTACATTGCAAGACTTCAAGGATCCGAGAATTAGAAATGGAATCCTAATCTCAACTTCTGTTGCTTCCAGAGGCCTTGATGTTAAACAAGTGGTGCTGGTCATTAATTACAACACACCAGGGCACCTGGAAGATTATATACACCGTGTTGGTAGGACTGGAAGGGCTGGGAATGTGGGAGTAGCGTATACGCTAGTCTTGCCCAGTGATGCGCCCAAAACCCCAGATATAGTTAAGGCCCTAGAATATTCAAACCAGCCAGTTCCACATCAGTTACAATCTCTCTGTGACGCCCACTTGTTGGCTACCGAAACCATAACGAGTATTCCAATGAAAACTGACAAATCAAATAACATTTCTGCTGAAGTTAAGAGAAGGAAACCCAAGCTAAGTGGTGGATTTGGAGGTAAAGGGTACAAATTTGATCAGTCTGAAATGTCGCTTCAGCAGAGGCAAAGGAAGGAGGCCACTAAGGTTGTTG ATGAGGAGGTGACTGAAGAGGAAAATGCCCGTCTTGAGGAAGACATGACAATAGATGCACCAGAGCCGCCAAGGTCAGTAAAACCAACGCCGCAGCCGAAGCACTATAATTCGGGTCCGGACCCAACAATGTTATACCTGAATGCAAATGCAAGCACTGGTGGCATTATTGTCGACGAATTCCAAATCAACAAATATTCGGAGGCTGTGAGATCCAAAGTGACTAACAGGGATGTATTACTAAGGATATCAGAAGATACTGGCACAAGGTTACAAGTGAAGGGTCATTTCTTGAATCCGAGCGCGCAAAATACGATCGTATACAGTGGATTTGTCACTTCTACATTCGGGTTGAAGCCATTGTATGTGGAAATTAATGGTCCATCCCCGCTTCACATACAGCGTGCCAAGGTTGAGTTGAAGAATCTGATTGATGCCATAAATGAGACTACCCCTCCTACAATTCCGCAATTTAGGACTCCTGGAAAATATTCTGTACTATAG